Genomic segment of Benincasa hispida cultivar B227 chromosome 1, ASM972705v1, whole genome shotgun sequence:
taaagactaaatcattacaaagtATAGATTATATTAAAATTCATGGAGTACTAaattacaatttaaaaaaaaaaaaaaaaacaggaaactaataaaatgtaacttttcaaagttaatagaTAAAAAGTTATCTTCAGTCTATAGAATATTGCTAATTGAAATAAAGATTCAAACTATTTTAATCATCCTTCACTTGACAATGAGGTAGATAAATGACAAGAATTCACAATAAAGCACTTACCAATTATTTCTAGTGGAATCTCTAGTGTTCCATTGTTGTCTTCCCCATGAATGACAAATTGAATTAACCATAAAGGttacatgtatgaacaatgaaGTCCTCACACACTACAGAATGAATACAAATCAATACATGTCATACCTTATCTAACATatgtatttataaattaattttgaaaaaattatgcATGATTTATAGAGTGATAATAGAAAGGAAAGAAGTTGGAGAGAGTGATTTTATTTACCATTCCCCATATAAAAAAAGGTGTTCCTCCAACGATGTAGAGAAGAAGTCCAAGAGCAATTGGATGAAGAAAGTAGGTATCATGAATAAATCtataaaatgtttgtttatCCATATCACCAACATTATTTGGCCTTCCATACTTCATAACCATTGTAAACACACTTCTTTCATTATCTTTATAATCAATAAAGTACTCTGGACAAACTTTCTTGGTTAAAGTATTGGAATCTAAAACCCAAACGATGTAACTAAACCAAAATCCTTGAATAGGACTGTGTGGATCTCTTTCGGTATCAGCATATTGATGATGACATCTATGTGTGCTCACCCAATCGATTGGATCaccctaaaattaaaaatatatatataagtagaaAATCGAAAAACCCTAGACATtatctttgtttttttagaatatatatCGTAATTATGGGAGTACGAGATTCAAGAAAATGACCCACTAGAGAAAGTAGGAATGTATTGATACCATTGAATAcaagcatatatatatatatatatatatatatattatattaatataatttaaatactactttgatCCTTGTACTTTAgctttagttcattttggttcttgtattttgaaaatgttcattTGTTGGTCTTCCTACTTTTAAAAAGGGACCCATTTtattccttttaatttcatcgttatttcttttttatggtATTAAATGACCATTTTCTAAAAGTACTTCAAggatcaaaataaacaaaaattttgaaagtacaatatcaaaatgaacatttaaaaaatataaagactaaaatgaactaaaattaaaagtatatatataaggacgaaaatgaaaattatgaaattacaaaaatgaaacTAAACCAAAACAAataatactgaaactaaagtaatatttaaacctaTATATAATTGATGTTTTAAATATGCTCTAGAATTAACTGTTATCTTTTTACATAAATCTCAATGTTAAATATAAAcattcctaatttttttaaaaaaaaaaaaaattaactatttctaATATAGCAAAATGAGCTCAAGTACAACGAATTCAAACCTGAAGTGCATGAGCTCCACAATATGCAAATGTGTATTCGAGCCATTTTGGAAGTGTGAAACTTCTATGTGAAAGATTTCTATGATAAGAAATACTTATTCCAAAAAGACCTGTGATAACATATAATACACAGGCCACCCAAAATGCATTCCAATTGAAATGGAAGGGTGCAAAAATACAAAGGATGTGGAAAGATAAAAAGAGAGCTGCCATATATTTGTCTCTCTTGGTCCATTTTCTCCTACAA
This window contains:
- the LOC120080054 gene encoding palmitoyl-monogalactosyldiacylglycerol delta-7 desaturase, chloroplastic-like, encoding MDTSKEKSKEMGKVQMPFCRRKWTKRDKYMAALFLSFHILCIFAPFHFNWNAFWVACVLYVITGLFGISISYHRNLSHRSFTLPKWLEYTFAYCGAHALQGDPIDWVSTHRCHHQYADTERDPHSPIQGFWFSYIVWVLDSNTLTKKVCPEYFIDYKDNERSVFTMVMKYGRPNNVGDMDKQTFYRFIHDTYFLHPIALGLLLYIVGGTPFFIWGMCVRTSLFIHVTFMVNSICHSWGRQQWNTRDSTRNNWWISLFSFGESWHNNHHAFEYSARMGLEWWQVDIGWYVILFLQAIGLATDVKQPSQAHKQRLAMDKPNEALPEY